A single window of Nicotiana tomentosiformis chromosome 1, ASM39032v3, whole genome shotgun sequence DNA harbors:
- the LOC138909749 gene encoding uncharacterized protein yields MPGYAKMIKDLMSRKFDFQDLATVTLTQTCSAVVTRPIAEKLSDPGIFTIPCTIGNYAFAKALCDLGASINLMPLAIYKRLGIGRARPTSMLLQLADRTVKKTSGILDDVLVQVWKFVFPADFVILDCRVDEEIPIILERPFFATGRALIDCETGELKIRLNYEEIMFNVQKSMRQPSEFANCSLIEAVDVILEEEDETLNAKDPLAACLMNLEEMNGENLAEWVLALEGRGYWRKELEFEPLHLEERKTPPAKPSIEEPPQLELKPLPSHLRYAFLGPKSTLPVIISFSLLDVQAE; encoded by the coding sequence atgcctggttatgcaaaaatgataaaggacttgatgtctcgtaagttcgactttcaagacttggccacGGTTACACTGACTCAGACATGTAGTGCTGTTGTGACAAGACCCATAGCTGAGAAATTATCTGATCCAGGGattttcacaatcccatgcacaataggcaactatgcgtttgctaaggcactttgtgatttgggggcaagcataaacttgatgcccttggctatctacaaaaggttaggcattggaagagctagaCCCACGTCTATGTTATTACAGCTGGCTGACCGGACAGTGAAGAAGACCTctggtatccttgatgatgtattagtacaggtttggaagtttgttttcccagcagattttgtcattttagactgccgggttgacgaggagattcccataattttggaaAGGCCATTCTTTGCCACTGGGAGAGCcctaattgattgtgaaactggagAGCTAAAGATAAGACTGAACTATGAAGAGATAATGTTTAATGTGCAGAAATCTATGCGGCAACCCAGTGAGTTTGCTAACTGCTCTTTGATAGAAGCTGTAGATGTGatcttggaggaggaagatgagactctgaatgcaaaagaccctctagcagcatgcctcatgaacttagaagaaatGAATGGTGAAAACTTGGCAGAGTGGGTTTTGGCCCTTGAAGGGCGAGGGTACTGGAGAAAAGAGCTCGAATTCGAACccttacacttagaagaaagaaaaacacctccagctaagccatcaattgaagagccaccacagttggaactAAAACCGTTACCGTCTCACCTCAGGTACGCTTTCTTGGGACCCAaatccactttacctgttattatctcattcagtttgttagatgtgcaggcagAATAG
- the LOC138909757 gene encoding uncharacterized protein: MVSEKTSGVLTLFTDRASNVKGSGLGVVLIRPSGETLRQAIKIVPLTNNEVEYEALIAGLELARGLGSEVIEIKCNSQLVVNQVYGIFDTKEERVQQYLIKVQILLARFREWWITHIPREENVEADALTNLGSSTKMKGSDSGTVVQLMHSALDVDVYCEVNTTNLVWD; encoded by the coding sequence ATGGTGTCAGAAAAAACATCAGGAGTTTTGACCTTGTTCACAGACagagcttccaatgtgaaagggtccgggcttggGGTGGTCCTAATCAGGCCTTCGGGGGAGACCCTGAGGCAGGCCATAAAGATtgttcctttaactaacaatgaagtcgagtatgaggctttgattgcaggactcgaactGGCTCGGGGACTTGGATCTGAGGTCATAGAGATCAAATGTAATTCCCAGCTGGTAGTAAACCAAGTGTATGGGATTTTCGACACAAAGGAAGAACGCGTGCAACAATATTTGATTAAAGTTCAAATTTTGCTTGCACGATTTAGAGAGTGGTGGATCACACACATCCCGAGAGAAGAGAACGTAGAAGCAGATGCATTGACCAATTTGGGTTCATCCACGAAGATGAAGGGATCCGACTCCGGTACTGTCGTTCAACTTATGCATTCGGCACTGGATGTGGACGTCTATTGTGAAGTAAATACAACAAACCTAGTCTGGGATTGA